A region from the Enterobacter roggenkampii genome encodes:
- the envZ gene encoding two-component system sensor histidine kinase EnvZ gives MRRMRFSPRSSFARTLLLIVTLLFVSLVTTYLVVLNFAILPSLQQFNKVLAYEVRMLMTDKLQLEDGTQLVVPPAFRREIYRELGISLYSNEAAEDAGLRWAQHYEFLSQQMAQQLGGPTEVRVEVNKSSPVVWLKTWLSPNIWVRVPLTEIHQGDFSPLFRYTLAIMLLAIGGAWLFIRIQNRPLVDLEHAALQVGKGIIPPPLREYGASEVRSVTRAFNHMAAGVKQLADDRTLLMAGVSHDLRTPLTRIRLATEMMGEEDGYLAESINKDIEECNAIIEQFIDYLRTGQEMPMEMADLNAVLGEVVAAESGYEREIDTDLQAGEIQVRMHPLSIKRAVANMVVNAARYGNGWIKVSSGSELNRAWFQVEDDGPGIKPEQRKHLFQPFVRGDSARSTSGTGLGLAIVQRIVDNHNGLLEIGTSERGGLSIRAWLPVPVTRGQVKES, from the coding sequence ATGAGGCGAATGCGCTTCTCGCCGCGAAGCTCGTTTGCCCGCACCCTGTTACTGATCGTCACCCTGCTGTTCGTCAGCCTGGTGACGACCTACCTGGTGGTGCTGAACTTTGCGATCCTGCCGAGCCTCCAGCAGTTTAATAAGGTCCTGGCCTACGAAGTGCGTATGCTGATGACCGATAAGCTGCAGCTGGAGGACGGCACGCAGCTGGTTGTTCCCCCGGCGTTTCGTCGTGAAATCTACCGAGAACTGGGCATCTCGCTCTACTCGAATGAAGCGGCGGAAGACGCGGGTCTGCGCTGGGCGCAACACTACGAATTTCTCAGCCAGCAGATGGCGCAGCAGCTGGGTGGCCCGACGGAAGTGCGCGTCGAGGTCAACAAAAGCTCGCCCGTTGTTTGGCTGAAAACCTGGCTGTCACCCAACATCTGGGTGCGCGTCCCGCTGACCGAAATCCATCAGGGCGATTTCTCGCCGCTGTTCCGCTATACCCTGGCGATTATGCTGCTGGCGATAGGCGGAGCCTGGCTGTTTATCCGAATACAAAACCGACCGCTGGTCGACCTGGAGCACGCTGCGCTGCAGGTCGGTAAAGGCATTATTCCTCCTCCGCTGCGCGAGTATGGCGCCTCGGAAGTCCGCTCGGTGACGCGTGCGTTTAACCATATGGCGGCAGGCGTGAAGCAGCTGGCGGATGACCGTACGCTGCTGATGGCGGGGGTGAGCCATGACCTGCGCACCCCCCTGACGCGTATTCGTCTGGCGACGGAGATGATGGGGGAAGAGGATGGTTACCTTGCCGAGTCCATTAACAAGGACATCGAAGAGTGCAACGCCATCATCGAGCAGTTCATCGACTACCTGCGCACCGGCCAGGAGATGCCGATGGAAATGGCGGACCTGAACGCGGTGCTGGGTGAAGTGGTGGCGGCAGAAAGCGGCTACGAGCGTGAAATTGATACTGACCTTCAGGCCGGTGAAATTCAGGTTCGTATGCACCCGCTCTCCATTAAGCGCGCGGTGGCGAACATGGTGGTCAACGCGGCGCGCTACGGTAACGGCTGGATCAAAGTCAGCAGCGGGTCTGAGCTCAACCGCGCCTGGTTCCAGGTGGAAGACGACGGTCCGGGCATCAAGCCCGAGCAGCGTAAGCATCTGTTCCAGCCGTTTGTGCGCGGCGACAGCGCACGCAGCACCAGCGGTACGGGCTTAGGCCTGGCGATTGTGCAGCGTATTGTGGATAACCATAACGGGTTGCTGGAGATTGGTACCAGCGAGCGGGGCGGGTTGAGCATTCGCGCCTGGTTGCCGGT
- the bioH gene encoding pimeloyl-ACP methyl ester esterase BioH, with product MKTLWWQTVGTGNCHLVLLHGWGLNAEVWRCVSEELASQFTLHLVDLPGYGRSRGFGAMSLDEMAQQVLDTAPQNAVWLGWSLGGLVASKIALDNPGRVSALVTVASSPCFSAQDAWPGIKPEVLAGFQQQLSDDFQRTVERFLALQTMGTETARQDARTLKQTVLSLPMPDVEVLNGGLEILKTIDLREPLASLALPHLRMYGYLDGLVPRKVVPLLDNLWPESQSMVVAKAAHAPFISHPGEFCSALSAFIRAVPTTP from the coding sequence ATGAAGACGCTGTGGTGGCAGACCGTCGGAACGGGAAATTGCCATCTTGTGCTGCTGCACGGATGGGGACTGAATGCTGAAGTGTGGCGTTGCGTAAGCGAGGAACTTGCCTCGCAATTTACGCTGCATCTGGTGGATTTGCCGGGTTATGGCCGCAGCCGCGGCTTTGGCGCGATGTCGCTTGATGAGATGGCGCAGCAGGTTCTGGACACCGCGCCGCAAAACGCTGTCTGGCTGGGCTGGAGCCTGGGCGGGCTGGTGGCAAGCAAGATTGCGCTGGATAACCCCGGGCGCGTGAGCGCGCTGGTTACCGTTGCCTCGTCACCCTGCTTTAGCGCGCAGGACGCGTGGCCGGGGATCAAGCCTGAAGTGCTGGCAGGGTTCCAGCAGCAGCTAAGCGACGATTTCCAGCGGACGGTGGAGCGTTTTCTCGCGCTGCAGACGATGGGTACAGAAACCGCGCGTCAGGACGCGCGCACGCTGAAGCAGACCGTGCTGTCGCTGCCGATGCCTGACGTTGAGGTGCTTAACGGGGGGCTTGAGATACTCAAGACGATCGATCTGCGTGAACCGCTGGCGTCGCTGGCGCTTCCGCACCTGCGTATGTATGGCTATCTGGACGGGCTGGTTCCGCGTAAGGTGGTTCCACTGCTGGATAACCTGTGGCCGGAAAGCCAATCAATGGTGGTCGCTAAAGCGGCACACGCGCCATTTATTTCACATCCTGGCGAGTTTTGTTCGGCGCTGTCCGCCTTTATTCGCGCAGTGCCCACCACTCCCTGA
- the nfuA gene encoding Fe-S biogenesis protein NfuA, which translates to MIRISDSAQAHFAKLLANQEEGTQIRVFVINPGTPNAECGVSYCPPDAVEATDTALKFEQLTAYVDELSAPYLEDAEIDFVTDQLGSQLTLKAPNAKMRKVSDDAPLMERVEYLLQSQINPQLAGHGGRVSLMEITDEGFAILQFGGGCNGCSMVDVTLKEGIEKQLLNEFPELKGVRDLTEHQRGEHSYY; encoded by the coding sequence ATGATCCGTATTTCCGATTCTGCACAAGCGCACTTTGCCAAACTGCTGGCAAATCAGGAAGAAGGGACGCAGATCCGTGTGTTTGTGATCAATCCAGGCACGCCGAATGCAGAATGTGGTGTTTCTTATTGTCCTCCGGACGCCGTGGAAGCCACCGACACTGCCCTTAAATTTGAACAGCTCACCGCCTATGTTGATGAGCTAAGCGCACCGTATCTTGAAGATGCGGAGATCGACTTCGTCACCGATCAGCTGGGATCTCAGCTGACCCTGAAAGCACCGAACGCGAAAATGCGTAAAGTGTCTGACGATGCCCCGCTGATGGAGCGCGTTGAGTATCTACTGCAATCCCAGATTAACCCGCAGCTGGCTGGCCATGGCGGTCGTGTTTCCCTGATGGAAATTACCGACGAAGGTTTTGCCATTCTGCAGTTTGGCGGCGGCTGTAACGGCTGTTCAATGGTCGATGTCACCCTGAAAGAAGGGATCGAGAAGCAGCTGCTGAACGAGTTCCCGGAACTGAAAGGCGTGCGTGACCTGACCGAACACCAGCGCGGCGAGCACTCTTACTACTGA
- the gntX gene encoding DNA utilization protein GntX, protein MLTVPGLCWLCRMPLALSRWGICSVCTRSLQWRIGICPQCGLPATNPSLPCGRCLKKSPPWSALVAVDDYVPPLSRLIHALKFSGQSSLAQPLARLLLLAVLQARRHRALPKIDRVVNVPLYRRRHWRRGYNQSDLICRPLARWLGCQYDARALTRVHATAIQHQLSARLRKRNLKNAFRLELPVDGLHIAIVDDVVTTGSTVAELSRLLLQSGAASVQVWCLCRTL, encoded by the coding sequence ATGCTAACAGTACCTGGGTTGTGCTGGCTATGCCGAATGCCGCTGGCACTCAGCAGGTGGGGCATCTGCTCCGTCTGTACGCGATCGCTGCAATGGCGTATCGGGATCTGTCCACAATGTGGTTTACCGGCCACAAATCCCTCTTTGCCCTGTGGCCGGTGCCTGAAAAAATCCCCGCCGTGGAGCGCGCTGGTGGCGGTGGATGATTATGTTCCGCCGCTGAGCAGGCTGATTCACGCGCTGAAGTTTTCCGGCCAGAGTTCCCTGGCACAGCCCCTTGCGCGACTGCTACTGCTGGCGGTTTTGCAGGCGCGGCGCCACCGCGCATTGCCGAAAATCGACAGGGTGGTGAATGTCCCCCTCTACCGACGCCGCCACTGGCGACGCGGTTACAATCAGAGCGACCTGATCTGCCGTCCCCTCGCCCGGTGGCTTGGCTGTCAGTATGATGCCCGCGCGCTGACGCGTGTTCATGCCACCGCCATCCAGCATCAGCTCAGCGCCCGGCTTCGCAAAAGAAACCTCAAAAATGCCTTTCGCCTTGAATTGCCGGTCGACGGTCTCCATATCGCGATTGTGGATGATGTCGTCACCACAGGCAGTACCGTTGCTGAACTTTCCCGACTGCTTTTGCAAAGCGGCGCCGCGTCGGTTCAGGTATGGTGTCTGTGCCGTACCTTGTAG
- the feoB gene encoding Fe(2+) transporter permease subunit FeoB gives MKKLTIGLIGNPNSGKTTLFNQLTGARQRVGNWAGVTVERKEGQFTTTDNQVTLVDLPGTYSLTTISSQTSLDEQIACHYILGGDADLLINVVDASNLERNLYLTLQLLELGIPCIVALNMLDIAEKQKLRIDVDALSARLGCPVVPLVSTRARGIDALKLAIDRHAGNRDVELVHYAQPLLREANVLAQEMDKAMPAKQRLWLGLQMLEGDIYSRAYAGHAADKLDVTVARLSDELDDPALHIADARYQAIASICDVVSNALTAEPSRFTAAVDKIVLNRFLGLPIFLLVMYVMFLLAINIGGALQPIFDAGSVAVFVHGIQWVGYTLHFPEWLTIFLAQGIGGGINTVLPLVPQIGMMYLFLSFLEDSGYMARAAFVMDRLMQALGLPGKSFVPLIVGFGCNVPSVMGARTLDAPRERLMTIMMAPFMSCGARLAIFAVFAAAFFGQQGALAVFSLYVLGIVMAILTGLMLKHTIMRGEASPFVMELPVYHVPHLKSLAIQTWQRLKGFVLRAGKVIVIVSVFLSALNSFTLSGQAADNINDSALASVSRVITPVFKPIGVHEDNWQATVGLFTGAMAKEVVVGTLNTLYTAENIQEQEFNPAEFHLGDELLGAVEETWQSLKDTFSLSVLANPIEASKGDGEMATGAMGVMGEKFGSASAAYSYLIFVLLYIPCISVMGAIARESSRGWMGFSILWGLNIAYSLATLFYQTVNFSQHPRYSLVCILAVVLFNVIVLGLLRRARSRVDIDLLANRKTAATCCNSPAGDCH, from the coding sequence ATGAAAAAGTTAACTATTGGCTTAATTGGCAATCCTAATTCCGGCAAGACTACGCTTTTTAACCAGCTGACCGGGGCTCGCCAGCGCGTGGGCAACTGGGCGGGCGTAACGGTTGAACGTAAAGAGGGCCAGTTCACGACGACAGACAACCAGGTGACGCTGGTTGACCTTCCCGGTACCTACTCCTTAACCACCATTTCGTCGCAAACTTCGCTCGATGAGCAAATCGCCTGTCACTACATTCTTGGCGGCGACGCGGATCTGCTGATCAACGTGGTCGATGCCTCAAACCTCGAGCGTAACCTCTATCTGACGCTGCAGCTGCTGGAGCTGGGTATCCCCTGCATCGTGGCGCTCAACATGCTCGACATCGCAGAGAAACAAAAGCTACGCATCGACGTTGATGCCCTCTCCGCGCGCCTCGGGTGCCCGGTCGTTCCGCTGGTCTCGACGCGCGCGCGCGGTATTGATGCGCTGAAGCTGGCCATTGACCGTCACGCGGGAAATCGCGACGTTGAGCTGGTGCATTACGCCCAGCCTCTCCTGCGCGAAGCCAACGTGCTGGCGCAGGAGATGGACAAAGCCATGCCTGCGAAACAGCGCCTGTGGCTTGGCCTGCAGATGCTGGAAGGGGATATTTACAGCCGCGCTTATGCCGGTCATGCGGCCGATAAGCTGGACGTGACGGTGGCCCGTCTTAGCGACGAGCTGGACGACCCGGCGCTGCACATCGCCGATGCCCGTTACCAGGCTATCGCCTCGATCTGCGACGTGGTCAGTAACGCGCTGACGGCAGAACCCAGCCGCTTTACGGCGGCGGTGGATAAGATTGTGCTCAACCGCTTCCTCGGTTTGCCCATCTTCCTGCTGGTGATGTACGTGATGTTCCTGCTCGCCATTAACATCGGTGGCGCGCTGCAGCCGATTTTTGACGCCGGTTCCGTCGCGGTCTTCGTGCACGGCATTCAGTGGGTGGGCTACACCCTGCACTTCCCGGAATGGCTCACCATCTTCCTCGCGCAGGGGATCGGCGGCGGTATCAATACCGTTCTGCCGCTGGTGCCGCAGATCGGCATGATGTACCTGTTCCTCTCGTTCCTGGAAGATTCCGGCTACATGGCGCGCGCGGCGTTCGTGATGGATCGTCTGATGCAGGCGCTGGGCCTGCCGGGCAAATCCTTCGTCCCGCTGATCGTCGGCTTCGGCTGTAACGTGCCGTCGGTGATGGGCGCGCGCACGCTGGATGCACCGCGCGAGCGTCTGATGACCATCATGATGGCGCCGTTTATGTCCTGCGGTGCCCGTCTGGCGATCTTTGCGGTCTTTGCGGCAGCCTTCTTTGGCCAGCAGGGCGCGCTGGCGGTCTTCTCGCTGTACGTGCTGGGCATCGTGATGGCGATCCTGACCGGCTTAATGCTGAAACACACCATCATGCGCGGTGAAGCGTCACCGTTCGTGATGGAGCTGCCGGTGTACCACGTCCCCCATCTGAAAAGCCTGGCGATCCAGACCTGGCAGCGCCTGAAAGGCTTCGTCCTGCGCGCCGGTAAGGTGATTGTCATCGTCAGCGTTTTCCTGAGCGCGCTGAACAGCTTTACCCTGAGTGGACAGGCAGCGGATAACATTAACGACTCAGCCCTCGCCTCCGTCAGCCGCGTCATCACGCCGGTCTTCAAACCGATTGGCGTGCATGAGGATAACTGGCAGGCAACCGTCGGGCTGTTTACCGGCGCGATGGCAAAAGAGGTGGTTGTCGGTACCCTGAACACGCTCTACACCGCCGAGAACATTCAGGAGCAGGAATTTAACCCGGCGGAGTTTCACCTCGGTGACGAACTGCTGGGTGCCGTAGAGGAAACCTGGCAGAGCCTGAAGGACACCTTCAGCCTGAGCGTGCTGGCGAACCCGATTGAGGCGAGCAAAGGCGACGGCGAGATGGCGACCGGTGCCATGGGCGTGATGGGCGAGAAGTTTGGCAGCGCGTCCGCGGCCTACAGCTACCTCATCTTCGTTCTGCTCTATATTCCATGCATCTCCGTGATGGGGGCGATTGCCCGCGAGTCCAGCCGCGGCTGGATGGGCTTCTCCATCCTGTGGGGATTAAACATCGCGTATTCGCTGGCGACGCTGTTTTATCAAACCGTTAATTTCAGCCAGCACCCGCGCTACAGCCTGGTCTGCATTCTCGCGGTTGTGCTGTTTAACGTGATCGTTCTCGGCCTGCTGCGGCGGGCACGCAGCCGCGTCGACATCGACCTGCTGGCAAACCGTAAAACCGCCGCAACCTGCTGCAACAGCCCGGCAGGCGACTGTCACTAA
- the greB gene encoding transcription elongation factor GreB, with translation MKTPLITREGYEKLKKEMDFLWREERPEVTKKVTWAASLGDRSENADYQYNKKRLREIDRRVRYLTKCLENLKIVDYSPQQEGKVFFGAWVEIENDDGDTLRFRIVGYDEIFGRKDYISIDSPMARALLKKEVGDLAVVQTPAGEASWYVNEIVYVK, from the coding sequence ATGAAAACGCCCCTGATCACCCGCGAAGGGTACGAGAAGCTCAAAAAAGAGATGGATTTCCTCTGGCGCGAAGAGCGTCCTGAGGTGACCAAAAAGGTGACCTGGGCCGCGAGCCTGGGCGATCGCAGCGAAAACGCTGACTACCAGTACAACAAGAAGCGGCTGCGCGAAATTGACCGCCGTGTACGCTATCTGACGAAGTGCCTTGAGAACCTGAAAATCGTCGATTACTCCCCGCAGCAGGAGGGCAAAGTCTTCTTCGGCGCGTGGGTGGAGATTGAAAACGACGACGGTGACACCCTGCGTTTTCGCATCGTCGGCTACGATGAAATTTTTGGTCGTAAGGATTACATCTCCATCGACTCCCCGATGGCCCGCGCGCTGCTGAAAAAGGAAGTGGGCGATCTGGCCGTCGTGCAAACCCCAGCCGGTGAAGCCAGCTGGTACGTTAATGAGATCGTCTACGTAAAATAG
- a CDS encoding Tex family protein — MMKDSLCRIIAGELQARAEQVEAAVRLLDEGNTVPFIARYRKEVTGGLDDTQLRNLETRLGYLRELEERRQAILKSIGEQGKLTSELESAINGTLSKTELEDLYLPYKPKRRTRGQIAIEAGLEPLADLLWNEPSHDPDTEAAKFIDADKGVADTKAALDGARYILMERFAEDAALLAKVRDYLWKNAHIVSTVVAGKEEEGAKFRDYFDHHEPISTTPSHRALAMFRGRNEGVLQLSLNADPQFDEPPKESHCEQIIIDHLGLRLNNAPADSWRKGVVSWTWRIKVLMHLETELMGTVRERAEDEAINVFARNLHDLLMAAPAGLRATMGLDPGLRTGVKVAVVDGTGKLVATDTIYPHTGQAAKAAVVVAALCEKYNVELVAIGNGTASRETERFYLDVQKQFPKVTAQKVIVSEAGASVYSASELAAQEFPDLDVSLRGAVSIARRLQDPLAELVKIDPKSIGVGQYQHDVSQTQLARKLDAVVEDCVNAVGVDLNTASVPLLTRVAGLTRMMAQNIVAWRDENGQFQNRQQLLKVSRLGPKAFEQCAGFLRINHGDNPLDASTVHPEAYPVVERILAATQQALKDLMGDSSALRNLKAVDFTDDKFGVPTVTDIIKELEKPGRDPRPEFKTATFADGIETMNDLLPGMVLEGAVTNVTNFGAFVDIGVHQDGLVHISSLADKFVEDPHTVVKAGDIVKVKVLEVDLQRKRIALTMRLDEQPGDTSARRGGNGGGREQQRPAAKAAKPRGRDAQPAGNSAMMDALAAAMGKKR; from the coding sequence ATGATGAAAGATTCGCTCTGCCGCATTATTGCGGGTGAACTTCAGGCCAGAGCCGAACAGGTAGAAGCTGCCGTTCGCCTGCTTGATGAAGGGAACACCGTGCCGTTTATTGCACGCTATCGTAAGGAAGTCACCGGCGGTCTGGATGACACGCAGCTGCGTAACCTGGAGACCCGTCTGGGTTATCTGCGCGAACTGGAAGAACGTCGTCAGGCGATCCTCAAATCCATCGGCGAACAGGGCAAGCTGACCAGCGAACTGGAAAGCGCCATCAATGGCACCCTGAGCAAAACCGAACTCGAAGACCTCTATCTGCCGTACAAGCCGAAGCGCCGCACGCGCGGACAGATTGCAATTGAAGCGGGTCTTGAGCCGCTGGCCGACCTGTTGTGGAACGAGCCGTCCCACGATCCGGATACCGAAGCGGCGAAATTCATCGACGCCGACAAAGGCGTAGCGGACACCAAGGCCGCCCTCGACGGCGCGCGCTACATTCTGATGGAGCGCTTCGCGGAAGATGCCGCCCTCCTCGCTAAAGTGCGTGATTATCTGTGGAAGAACGCCCACATCGTCTCTACCGTCGTCGCGGGTAAAGAGGAAGAAGGCGCGAAATTCCGCGACTACTTCGATCACCACGAACCGATTTCCACCACCCCTTCCCACCGCGCGCTGGCAATGTTCCGCGGCCGCAACGAAGGCGTGCTGCAGCTCTCCCTGAACGCCGACCCGCAGTTTGACGAGCCGCCGAAAGAGAGCCACTGCGAGCAGATCATCATCGACCATCTCGGCCTGCGCCTGAACAACGCCCCGGCTGACAGCTGGCGCAAAGGCGTGGTGAGCTGGACCTGGCGCATCAAGGTGCTGATGCACCTCGAAACCGAGCTGATGGGCACCGTGCGCGAACGCGCCGAAGATGAAGCCATCAACGTCTTCGCCCGCAACCTGCACGACCTGCTGATGGCCGCCCCTGCTGGCCTGCGCGCGACCATGGGTCTCGATCCGGGTCTGCGTACCGGTGTAAAAGTCGCTGTCGTTGACGGCACCGGCAAGCTGGTCGCCACCGACACCATCTATCCGCATACCGGCCAGGCAGCGAAAGCGGCCGTCGTGGTGGCGGCGCTGTGCGAAAAATACAACGTCGAACTTGTCGCCATCGGCAACGGTACGGCGTCCCGCGAAACCGAACGTTTCTACCTCGACGTGCAGAAGCAGTTCCCGAAAGTGACGGCGCAGAAAGTGATCGTCAGCGAGGCCGGGGCGTCCGTCTATTCCGCGTCCGAGCTGGCGGCCCAGGAGTTCCCGGACCTGGACGTTTCCCTGCGCGGTGCGGTCTCGATCGCTCGCCGCCTGCAGGATCCGCTGGCGGAACTGGTGAAGATCGACCCGAAATCGATCGGCGTGGGCCAGTATCAGCATGACGTGAGCCAGACTCAGCTGGCGCGCAAGCTGGATGCGGTGGTGGAAGACTGCGTAAACGCCGTTGGCGTTGACCTGAACACCGCCTCCGTCCCTCTGCTGACCCGCGTAGCGGGCTTAACCCGCATGATGGCGCAAAACATCGTCGCCTGGCGCGATGAGAACGGCCAGTTCCAGAACCGTCAGCAGCTGCTGAAGGTAAGCCGTCTGGGGCCAAAAGCGTTTGAGCAGTGCGCGGGCTTCCTGCGCATCAACCACGGCGATAACCCGCTCGATGCCTCCACCGTTCACCCGGAAGCGTACCCGGTGGTGGAACGCATCCTGGCCGCCACCCAGCAGGCGCTGAAGGATCTCATGGGCGACAGCAGCGCCCTGCGCAACCTGAAAGCCGTTGATTTCACTGACGACAAATTTGGTGTGCCAACCGTTACCGACATTATTAAAGAGCTGGAAAAACCGGGCCGCGATCCGCGTCCTGAGTTCAAAACGGCGACCTTTGCTGACGGTATCGAGACCATGAACGACCTGCTGCCAGGGATGGTGCTGGAAGGTGCGGTGACCAACGTCACCAACTTTGGCGCGTTTGTGGATATCGGCGTGCATCAGGATGGCCTGGTCCATATCTCATCCCTTGCCGACAAGTTCGTTGAAGACCCGCACACCGTGGTCAAAGCGGGCGACATCGTGAAGGTCAAAGTGCTGGAAGTGGATCTGCAGCGCAAGCGTATCGCCCTGACCATGCGTCTGGACGAGCAGCCGGGTGACACCAGCGCGCGCCGCGGCGGCAACGGCGGGGGCCGCGAGCAGCAGCGTCCGGCCGCGAAAGCCGCGAAGCCGCGTGGACGTGACGCCCAGCCTGCAGGCAACAGCGCGATGATGGATGCGCTGGCGGCCGCGATGGGTAAAAAACGCTAA
- the feoA gene encoding ferrous iron transporter A encodes MQFTPDSAWKITGFTREISPAYRQKLLSLGMLPGSSFQVVRVAPLGDPVHIETRRVNLVLRKKDLALIEVEALSR; translated from the coding sequence ATGCAATTCACTCCAGACAGTGCATGGAAGATTACCGGTTTTACCCGCGAAATTAGCCCGGCCTATCGGCAAAAGCTGCTGTCGCTTGGCATGCTGCCCGGCTCGTCATTCCAGGTCGTACGCGTGGCGCCGTTAGGGGATCCGGTTCATATCGAAACCCGACGCGTGAATCTGGTCCTGCGTAAAAAAGACCTCGCGTTAATAGAAGTCGAAGCCTTATCCCGATAA
- the ompR gene encoding two-component system response regulator OmpR, producing the protein MQENYKILVVDDDMRLRALLERYLTEQGFQVRSVANAEQMDRLLTRESFHLMVLDLMLPGEDGLSICRRLRSQSNPMPIIMVTAKGEEVDRIVGLEIGADDYIPKPFNPRELLARIRAVLRRQANELPGAPSQEEAVIAFGKFKLNLGTREMFREDEPMPLTSGEFAVLKALVSHPREPLSRDKLMNLARGREYSAMERSIDVQISRLRRMVEEDPAHPRYIQTVWGLGYVFVPDGSKA; encoded by the coding sequence ATGCAAGAAAACTATAAAATTCTGGTCGTGGATGACGACATGCGCCTGCGTGCGCTGCTGGAGCGTTATCTGACCGAGCAGGGCTTCCAGGTTCGCAGCGTCGCGAACGCTGAGCAAATGGATCGTCTGTTGACCCGTGAATCTTTCCATCTGATGGTTCTCGACCTGATGCTGCCAGGCGAAGACGGGCTCTCTATCTGCCGCCGTCTGCGCAGCCAGAGCAACCCGATGCCGATCATTATGGTAACGGCGAAGGGCGAAGAAGTTGACCGTATCGTGGGCCTCGAAATCGGCGCCGACGACTACATTCCAAAACCGTTTAACCCGCGTGAACTGCTGGCGCGCATTCGCGCCGTGCTGCGCCGTCAGGCGAACGAGCTGCCGGGCGCACCGTCGCAGGAAGAAGCCGTTATTGCCTTCGGCAAGTTCAAGCTGAACCTCGGCACGCGCGAAATGTTCCGTGAAGACGAGCCAATGCCGCTCACCAGCGGCGAGTTCGCGGTGCTGAAAGCGCTGGTTAGCCACCCGCGTGAGCCGCTCTCCCGCGACAAGCTGATGAACCTGGCGCGTGGTCGCGAATACTCCGCAATGGAACGCTCTATCGACGTGCAGATCTCCCGTCTGCGCCGCATGGTGGAAGAAGATCCGGCGCATCCTCGTTATATTCAGACCGTATGGGGTCTGGGCTACGTGTTCGTTCCGGACGGCTCTAAAGCATGA
- the feoC gene encoding [Fe-S]-dependent transcriptional repressor FeoC — MASLIQVRDLLALQGRMEAKQLSLSLHTPQPMIDAMLERLEAMGKAVRIQEEPDGCLSGSCKHCPEGKACLREWWALRE, encoded by the coding sequence ATGGCATCGTTGATTCAGGTTCGTGACCTGCTGGCACTGCAGGGGCGAATGGAGGCGAAACAGCTGAGCCTCAGCCTGCATACGCCGCAGCCGATGATCGACGCCATGCTGGAAAGACTGGAAGCCATGGGGAAAGCGGTGCGCATTCAGGAAGAGCCGGACGGTTGTCTGTCCGGCAGCTGTAAACATTGCCCGGAAGGAAAAGCCTGCCTCAGGGAGTGGTGGGCACTGCGCGAATAA